gccagggccagggccctTCAATCTCCTTCAAAGCCAACATTCAGATTTAGACCATCACCTCAGTGTGACACTGTGAGCAAAGGATTGTGTTCTTGTTCAGTTATTGAGACAAGCTGATGAACTACCAGAATATTGATCCTGAAATTGTCCCAAGcagtgttcaagaccagcctccaTATCAGTCCACAGGTTGAACCAAAGTCCCATGTAAATCTCCATCACCCCCTTTGTCTCCTCAGTGCCCCCATGACCTCcttgttcctcaggctgtagatgaaTGGGTTCAGAACAGGGGTGACAATTGAGTAGAGAACAGCCACCACTTTGTCCCTTCCAGGAGAATGCAAGGTGTGTGGCTGGGTGTAGGTGGAGAGAGTGGTgacatagaacaggctggccacaGTCAGGTGTGAGGAGCAGGTGGACANAGCTCTACTCTGTCCCTTCCCTGAACCCATCTGGAGTACAACAACCAAGACCCGAGCATAGGAAGCTAGGATGGCCAGGAAGGGGAGCAGCAGAATGACAAGTCCACTCACGAGGACTGTATGCTCATACTGGGATGTGTCTTCACACACCAGTGGCAGGAGAGATGGAACCTCACAGAAAAAGTGGTTAACCATCCTAGAACCACAGAATGGAAGTTGAAACACATACactgtgtgcatgaatgcattgATGGAGCTGCTGCTCCAGGCACCGGCGACCATGGAGCAGCAGATCTTCCTACTCATGAGCACAGGGTAGTGCAAGGGTCGACAGATGGCTATATACCTGTCATAGGACATGAAGCCCAGCAGGAGGGCTTCAGACCCACCCAGGGTCAGAAACACAAAGGTTTGGACTGCACAGCCCAGAAAGGAAATGGCCTTGGTATCTGAGAGGAAGTTAGCTGCCATCTTGGGCACAGTGGTAGAGATGTACATCATGTCGATGATGGAGAGctggctgaggaagaagtacatgggggtgtggagtCTTCGGTCCAGCCTGATGAGGAGGACCAGTGTGATGTTGCCTATGAGAGCCACTGCAAAGATTATGGAGATGACTGTGAAGAGGAAGGTGTCCATGTGTCCATACTGGAAAAGGCCAACCAAGCTGAAGTCTGTCCCGCAGCTGTAGTTTCCTGACTCCATGGCTTAGACTGAACCATCAGAGCAGATGCACCCTGGAAAGGGTGTGGCCTGGTGAGGACTGTCCTTGAGGAGGAAATAACAATTATTACATAGGATAGTTTCCCTGAATAGCTCTAGGGCACCCTCTCTTTAGGGcacatacaggtgtgtgtgtgtgtgtgtgtgtgtgtgtgtgtgtgtgtgtgtgtgtgtgcctgtgtgtgtttgtattaaaCATAGTCCTTTTAGTTATTTGTAATGTTTTTAGTTTTACTTAAGCGTCTGTGTCATATGCATTATTGCCAGATGTTGCTCTTTCCATGCATGTCTGACACACTCAGCTTTGAAATAGGATTTTGGATTCTCTGTCCTTTCCATTTCTACGTGCATGGAGTCTTCAGACTCACTTTTGAATCAATGTTATTCATAAGTTATAACTGAGGAAATAAGAATAAACATTcatgctgggctgtggtggcacacacctttaatcccagcacttgggaggtagaggcaggcagatttctcagttcaaggccagccttgtcaacaaagtgagttccaggacagccagggctatacagagaaactctgtctcaaaaaaacaaaaaaataaaataaaataaaataaagtaaaataaaataaaataaaataaaaatacacattctGAAGATCacagaacaaaatttaaataatcacaaaattaGCAGTTGTGTAATTCTCAGAAAATTTTCTATATCTGCTGCAGATCCTCTCTGGTGAGAGACTGGAGTTGGGTCTCCTTCTGTGACAGCAGCATTCTTTCACTCAGTTCTGTTATCCGTGTGAACAAGGTATTGGCAGGAGCGTCTCAGGAAATCAAAACGCAGAATGTgtacaggaaaggaaagaagtaCTGAGATCATTGTACAATGTTAAAAATTAACAAGATCTACTATGTCTACAATAGGATTATATAATGCAAAAAAATCATGTGAAAttatattaagtattttattactttatacaTATAATGTTCATCTCTTGCATAAAACATTTGGAGTAATTTAAAGTAGAAGAGTCAGTAACTTTTTTCAAACTCTCAAAATATGATTTATGAAAGAGAATTAAGGAGAAATTAGTAGTGCAATGTAGGACATTGTTATTACTTTTTATATAAGGACTTCGGTTAAAGTGCACCTCCCCACTATTCCTTAAGTCAAGAAAATGCTAGCCTGCCCACAGCTTCATTGTGCTCCCCAATTACCCTGAGTGCCAGGTGTTACCTGGACCCTGGCAGTAGACATTGCTGAAAGCATGGCATTACATGCTGATTTCGATAGTCCATAtctgtgcgcatgtgtgtgtgtgcatgtgtgcatgtgtgtctgtgtctgtatatgtgtgtgtgtgtgtgtgtgtgtgtgtgtgtgtgtgtgtgtgtgtNNNNNNNNNNNNNNNNNNNNNNNNNNNNNNNNNNNNNNNNNNNNNNNNNNNNNNNNNNGTGTGCTTTTGTGTATTACTGGGATCAAATGCCTGGCCTTGGCAAGCACTGTGACCCTGAGTTAATTGGCTTTTGAGGCTAGGTCTCACTCTTCTTGCTCAGTAGCTCAGATTCGTCCTCAACTTCAATCCTTTCCTGANCTTCCTGAGCGCTGGGATAGAGACTGAGCCACAATGACCATCCCTGACCTGGCTTCTCATTATTAGAAGCTCAGTCAGTGTNTGCTGAATCCTTACATGTTAAAGTGATTTTTAATGCTGAGAAATTGGAAAAGGtaaaatttcctttctcttcattacAGGAAGAGCAGAATTCTGGCTTTTGTTCAATATGTTGGAAATCACCTCGTTTGATTTCTCATCCTCTAAAGACAAAGCTTAGTCtgtggaagcagcagcagcagcagcagcagccacacaaTGTGTTTTAGACGTGGCTGTTTCCTTTTGGAGGACAGAGTGTGCAGGGGNAGCTCAGAGCAGTAGACACACTTGAGCTCCTCACACCTGTGAATCCCTGTCACAACATCTTTTAACAATGAGAGTCTGTATAGGAGTCATTTGGAATAAGAGTAAAGTATGTCCACTAGCCTGATATTTATCATTGCATACTGTATGCATTGGACACATGTCAAATTATCACATTGCACCActgtaattaataaattaaaccataataatttttgaaatcagaaaatattctaaatatgcTGAAAATGGCATTAAATTTTATGGCAGTCTTGCCCCCTAAAACTGGGAGAGCCCCAGTTCTTTCTACTTGTGAGAAGGTTTGCATGCTCGAAAATACCAATGGACAGTGCTCATACATGTTGACCTtgccaatattttttaaagcaatagcTGGAACGTGCATCTAGCCAGGAGTTGATTCAATTCAAGAGCATGGGTTACAGGTAGAACAACACACGTTACCCAATAATCCCAATACATACCTTCAGCAGCAAGAGCATCACTGCTCTAGGGTCTCCTCATCAAGATCAATAGCaaattcatcagagaattcagCTTTACTTCAGTAATTCCTTGACTGCAAGCCTCTCTCGTCAGCTAACGGGGTGTGCTATGACCAAGCCAGAATTCCGTCTTCTATCAAGCTGAGCTTTTTAATAGGACGATCATGGTGATCTTTTCCTCCAGATGACTCGATGCGTGCACTGCCtgtctttttataaatttaactCTAACATAATTTTAACTGCATCATGAGTTACTGTGTTTTAAAGATACACATTTCACTTTCCTAGCATTTCTCCTCAAAAATGAAATACTAAGTAAGAATGGAAAATGACCCTGcccaaaaatataaagataagaCTCCTAGAGATAACAGGTAGAAAGTCACAACTATGCCTCCATGAATAACTTTTAAATACAGTGCTAATATCTAGTGAATCAAGCTATTTAATCTGTGTTTCAAGAAAAATGAACcttggcttttaaaacctcagatTCCCAACACATTTTGGAAACTGTAANTTTACTGTGA
Above is a genomic segment from Mus caroli chromosome 11, CAROLI_EIJ_v1.1, whole genome shotgun sequence containing:
- the LOC110305447 gene encoding olfactory receptor 2AK2-like, whose translation is MESGNYSCGTDFSLVGLFQYGHMDTFLFTVISIIFAVALIGNITLVLLIRLDRRLHTPMYFFLSQLSIIDMMYISTTVPKMAANFLSDTKAISFLGCAVQTFVFLTLGGSEALLLGFMSYDRYIAICRPLHYPVLMSRKICCSMVAGAWSSSSINAFMHTVYVFQLPFCGSRMVNHFFCEVPSLLPLVCEDTSQYEHTVLVSGLVILLLPFLAILASYARVLVVVLQMGSGKGQSRAXSTCSSHLTVASLFYVTTLSTYTQPHTLHSPGRDKVVAVLYSIVTPVLNPFIYSLRNKEVMGALRRQRG